One genomic segment of Eikenella corrodens includes these proteins:
- a CDS encoding NADP-dependent malic enzyme, whose amino-acid sequence MDDMLKQAALDFHQYPQPGKIQVAPTKALATQHDLSLAYSPGVAAPCLEIQANPQDSYKYTARGNLVAVVSNGTAVLGLGNIGAEASKPVMEGKGVLFKKFAGIDVFDIEINETDPEKLVDIIASLEPTFGGINLEDIKAPECFYIEKKLRERCKIPVFHDDQHGTAIITAAAVLNGLRLVGKDIGQVRLVCSGAGAAAIACLDLLVALGMKRENITVCDSKGVIYQTREDRERMDASKVRYAIADQGWRKLGDAVPGADIFLGLSGPNVLSTDMLNQMTASPIVLAMANPQPEIWPPEAKAARPDVIIGTGRSDFPNQVNNVLCFPFIFRGALDVGATTINEEMKLAAVRAIADLAMAEQNDKVATAYTGAELKFGPEYLIPKPFDPRLIARVAPAVAKAAMDSGVATRPIADFAAYEEKLNEFVYKSGLFMKPIFAQARQSLKRVVLAEGEDERVLHATQQIVSAKLATPILIGRPAVIEARIQKMGLTIRPGSDFEIVNNENDPRFREYWQTYYNLQKRNGISPDLAQRHVIANPTLIGALMLHLGHADAMVCGTVGHFRHHLDVVSNVVGYSNPEHTACAMNALIFGGQSLFIADTYVNANPTAEQIAQSTLMCAEEIQRFGITPRVALLSHSNFGSVPAESAEKMRRALELIRQAAPQLEIDGEMQGDAALVESLRQQSMPDSTLKGAANLLVMPNVEAANISCNLLRVASPDGVTVGPILLGMKKPVHIINQLASVRRLVNMVALAAVDAQRQG is encoded by the coding sequence ATGGACGATATGCTGAAACAAGCCGCCCTCGATTTTCACCAATATCCGCAGCCCGGCAAAATTCAGGTAGCCCCTACCAAGGCGCTGGCCACCCAGCACGACCTGTCGCTGGCCTATTCCCCGGGTGTGGCTGCTCCCTGCCTGGAAATCCAAGCCAATCCGCAGGATTCCTATAAATACACCGCACGCGGCAACCTGGTGGCCGTGGTTTCCAACGGCACGGCCGTGCTCGGTTTGGGCAATATCGGTGCCGAGGCCAGCAAACCGGTGATGGAAGGCAAAGGCGTATTGTTTAAAAAATTCGCCGGTATCGACGTATTCGATATCGAAATCAATGAAACCGACCCCGAAAAACTGGTAGACATCATCGCCTCGCTCGAGCCCACTTTCGGCGGCATCAACCTGGAAGACATCAAAGCGCCCGAATGTTTCTACATTGAGAAAAAACTGCGCGAACGCTGCAAAATTCCGGTATTCCACGATGACCAGCACGGCACGGCCATCATCACCGCCGCCGCCGTTCTCAACGGCCTGCGCCTGGTGGGCAAAGACATCGGCCAAGTGCGCTTGGTATGCTCTGGTGCCGGTGCGGCTGCCATTGCCTGCCTCGACTTGCTCGTGGCTTTGGGCATGAAACGCGAAAACATCACCGTATGCGATTCCAAAGGCGTGATTTACCAAACCCGTGAAGACCGCGAACGCATGGACGCAAGCAAAGTGCGCTACGCCATTGCAGACCAAGGCTGGCGCAAACTGGGCGACGCCGTGCCCGGTGCCGACATCTTCCTCGGCCTCTCCGGCCCCAATGTATTGAGCACCGACATGCTCAACCAAATGACCGCTTCGCCCATCGTGCTGGCCATGGCCAACCCGCAGCCCGAAATTTGGCCGCCGGAAGCCAAAGCCGCCCGCCCCGACGTGATTATCGGCACCGGCCGTTCCGACTTCCCCAACCAGGTGAACAACGTTCTCTGCTTCCCCTTCATCTTCCGCGGCGCACTCGATGTGGGCGCCACCACCATCAACGAAGAAATGAAGCTGGCTGCCGTGCGTGCCATTGCCGATTTGGCCATGGCCGAGCAAAACGACAAAGTCGCTACCGCCTACACCGGCGCCGAGCTGAAATTCGGCCCCGAATACCTGATTCCCAAACCCTTCGATCCGCGCCTGATTGCCCGCGTGGCGCCCGCCGTGGCCAAAGCCGCCATGGATTCCGGCGTGGCCACCCGCCCGATTGCCGATTTTGCCGCTTACGAAGAAAAACTGAACGAGTTTGTTTATAAATCCGGCCTGTTCATGAAACCCATCTTTGCCCAAGCGCGCCAATCGCTCAAACGCGTGGTGTTGGCCGAAGGCGAAGACGAGCGTGTACTGCACGCCACCCAACAGATTGTGTCTGCCAAACTGGCCACGCCGATTCTCATCGGCCGGCCGGCAGTAATCGAAGCCCGTATCCAAAAAATGGGGCTCACCATCCGCCCCGGCAGCGATTTCGAAATCGTCAACAACGAAAACGACCCCCGCTTCCGCGAATACTGGCAAACCTACTACAACCTGCAAAAACGCAACGGCATCAGCCCCGATTTGGCGCAACGCCACGTGATTGCCAACCCCACCCTCATCGGCGCGCTCATGCTGCACTTAGGCCACGCCGATGCCATGGTGTGCGGCACAGTCGGCCACTTCCGTCATCATTTGGATGTTGTTTCTAATGTTGTCGGCTACAGCAACCCCGAACACACCGCCTGCGCCATGAACGCGCTGATTTTCGGCGGCCAAAGCCTGTTCATCGCCGATACCTATGTAAACGCCAATCCGACCGCCGAGCAGATTGCCCAAAGCACGCTGATGTGTGCCGAAGAAATCCAACGCTTCGGCATCACGCCCAGGGTCGCGCTGTTGTCGCACTCCAACTTCGGCTCTGTGCCCGCTGAAAGTGCCGAAAAAATGCGCCGTGCGCTTGAACTCATCCGTCAAGCCGCCCCGCAGCTGGAAATCGACGGCGAAATGCAGGGCGATGCCGCCTTGGTGGAAAGCCTGCGCCAGCAAAGCATGCCCGACTCCACCCTGAAAGGCGCTGCCAACCTCCTGGTGATGCCCAATGTGGAAGCCGCCAACATCAGCTGCAACCTGCTGCGCGTCGCCAGCCCCGACGGCGTAACCGTGGGTCCGATTCTGCTGGGCATGAAAAAGCCTGTGCACATTATCAACCAGCTCGCCTCTGTGCGCCGCTTGGTAAACATGGTGGCACTGGCCGCCGTGGATGCACAACGCCAAGGCTAA
- a CDS encoding FixH family protein has protein sequence MSTPTPPHAGRSPAKPWYKYPWPWLLMAGPAIVVVAAFYTYHLAATRNNPSLVTDDYYREGKNIALQMERDEEAERRQIRAELLISPDNNRAKVLLSGNIEPNVPIKLLWLHPARSEYDQTVEMQQQGSAAAAANRVEYAAVFQTLRPADHWYVRLEDGTGKWRVQGIWYPKRGNSLSLVPMPQPVAPNPPKTEQSS, from the coding sequence ATGAGCACGCCCACCCCGCCCCACGCTGGCCGCAGCCCGGCTAAACCGTGGTACAAATATCCTTGGCCGTGGCTGCTGATGGCCGGGCCGGCCATTGTGGTGGTGGCCGCTTTCTATACTTATCACCTCGCCGCCACCCGCAACAATCCCTCGTTGGTTACCGACGACTACTACCGCGAAGGCAAAAACATCGCGCTGCAAATGGAGCGTGATGAAGAAGCCGAACGTCGGCAAATCCGCGCCGAGTTGCTCATCAGCCCCGACAACAACCGCGCTAAAGTCCTGCTCAGCGGCAATATTGAGCCCAATGTGCCGATCAAACTGCTGTGGCTGCACCCCGCCCGCAGCGAATACGACCAAACCGTCGAGATGCAGCAGCAAGGTAGTGCCGCAGCGGCAGCGAATCGGGTAGAATATGCCGCTGTCTTCCAAACCCTGCGCCCTGCCGACCATTGGTATGTGCGCCTGGAAGACGGCACCGGCAAATGGCGTGTGCAAGGCATTTGGTACCCCAAACGCGGCAATAGCCTGAGCCTGGTGCCGATGCCGCAGCCGGTGGCGCCCAATCCGCCGAAAACCGAGCAATCCAGCTAA
- the ccoG gene encoding cytochrome c oxidase accessory protein CcoG produces MAQPAAQPPKEQVISLYQGAKRIHPKLAKGRFANLRLWAILATQFVFYVTPWFNLHGRQAVWFDIPGRRFHIFAFTLVPNDLIYLTGLLLLSAFGLFWWTTIAGRLWCGYACPQTVYTEIMLWIDHLVEGDRNKRLKLDKSPWNFTKIRIKATKYLLIFLVCAWTGITFAGWFSPIRALVTHIFTFNWAAISGAALIAATLYGGATWLFAHIMREQVCKYMCPYARFQSAMFDRDTLIISYDPARGEPRGARKKNVQREDSDLGDCINCTLCVQVCPVGIDIRNGLQYECIGCAACIDVCDEVMDKMGYPRGLIRYTTEGALEKDYPENKIPRRMLRPRVLGYGAVLAAVAVGLVVGLLLRQDVHIDIIKDRGVMVRQNQDGWLENAYNLRITNASEHTKILTASVAGLEDIKITGLPEGGLRLNGSDSISIPVQVAVLPDYAEPGSNPIVFTFRYADPEKPNEAETFTTKSTFTGE; encoded by the coding sequence ATGGCACAACCCGCAGCCCAACCACCCAAAGAACAGGTGATTTCCCTGTATCAGGGCGCGAAACGTATTCATCCCAAGCTGGCCAAAGGCCGTTTTGCCAACCTGCGCCTGTGGGCGATTCTGGCCACGCAATTCGTGTTTTATGTTACCCCTTGGTTCAACCTGCACGGTCGTCAGGCAGTGTGGTTCGACATTCCCGGCCGCCGCTTCCACATCTTCGCCTTTACTTTAGTGCCCAATGATTTAATCTACCTCACCGGCCTGCTGCTTCTCTCGGCCTTCGGCCTGTTTTGGTGGACCACCATCGCCGGGCGCTTGTGGTGCGGCTATGCCTGTCCGCAAACGGTCTATACCGAAATCATGCTGTGGATCGACCACTTAGTGGAAGGCGACCGCAACAAGCGGCTCAAGCTCGATAAATCACCGTGGAACTTCACCAAAATCCGCATCAAGGCCACCAAATACCTGCTGATTTTCTTGGTGTGCGCTTGGACGGGCATTACCTTCGCCGGCTGGTTCAGCCCCATCCGCGCGCTGGTAACGCACATATTCACCTTCAATTGGGCGGCCATTTCCGGCGCAGCGCTGATTGCCGCCACGCTGTATGGCGGAGCCACTTGGCTGTTTGCCCACATCATGCGCGAACAGGTGTGCAAATACATGTGCCCCTACGCCCGCTTCCAAAGCGCCATGTTCGACCGCGATACGCTGATTATTTCCTACGACCCGGCACGCGGCGAGCCGCGCGGGGCACGCAAGAAAAATGTGCAGCGCGAAGACTCCGATTTGGGTGACTGCATCAACTGCACCCTGTGTGTGCAGGTGTGCCCGGTGGGCATCGACATCCGCAACGGCCTGCAATACGAATGTATCGGCTGTGCCGCCTGCATTGATGTGTGCGATGAGGTGATGGACAAAATGGGCTATCCGCGCGGCCTCATCCGCTACACCACCGAAGGCGCGTTGGAAAAAGACTATCCGGAAAACAAAATCCCACGCCGTATGTTGCGCCCGCGCGTGTTGGGCTACGGAGCGGTGTTGGCCGCAGTGGCCGTGGGTTTGGTGGTCGGTCTTCTGCTGCGCCAGGATGTGCACATCGACATCATCAAAGACCGGGGCGTAATGGTGCGTCAAAACCAAGACGGCTGGCTAGAAAACGCCTACAACCTGCGCATTACCAATGCCAGCGAACACACCAAAATCCTCACTGCTTCGGTGGCCGGCTTGGAAGACATCAAAATCACCGGCCTGCCCGAAGGCGGCCTGCGCCTCAACGGCAGCGACAGTATCTCCATTCCTGTTCAGGTAGCCGTGCTGCCCGATTATGCTGAGCCGGGCAGCAACCCCATCGTCTTCACCTTCCGCTACGCCGACCCCGAAAAGCCGAACGAAGCTGAAACCTTCACCACCAAAAGCACCTTCACTGGAGAATAA
- the ribBA gene encoding bifunctional 3,4-dihydroxy-2-butanone-4-phosphate synthase/GTP cyclohydrolase II, with translation MPSPINITELRRRNLREWINRLHQGRQIDFVSATGINQGELSALLKNKPFGERKARKIEHSAGMPALWLDTDHSSPASAPQPTHRNTRPMSTPISTIPEILADLKAGKMVIITDAEDRENEGDLLMAAQFVTPEAINFMIKHARGLVCLPMAEELVDKLKLPLMTQHNGAQYGTNFTVSIEAAHGISTGISAADRALTIQTAVSPAARPEDIVQPGHIFPLRAQKGGVLVRAGHTEAGVDLAQMCGLIPAAVICEIINDDGTMARMPELTEFARQHGLKIGTITDLIEYRSRTETLLEEMGSSPIHTPWGDFRQHVYVDKLSGETHLALVKGSPQPDTETLVRVHEPFSAMDFLQTNPRHSWPLPRALERIQAAEHGVAILLHRTEDGAALLDRTLPKGKSQTRQWDSKTYGIGAQILANLHVKKMRVLGQPSSLTGLTGFGLEVTGFESME, from the coding sequence ATGCCCAGCCCCATCAATATTACCGAACTGCGCCGCCGCAACCTGCGCGAATGGATTAACCGCCTGCACCAAGGCCGGCAGATTGATTTCGTCTCTGCCACCGGCATCAACCAGGGCGAACTCTCCGCCCTGTTGAAAAACAAGCCTTTCGGCGAGCGCAAAGCCCGCAAAATCGAACACAGCGCCGGCATGCCCGCGCTGTGGCTCGACACCGACCACAGTTCACCCGCATCCGCCCCGCAACCCACCCACAGGAATACCCGTCCCATGTCCACCCCCATTTCCACCATCCCCGAAATCCTGGCCGACCTCAAAGCTGGTAAAATGGTCATCATCACCGATGCCGAAGACCGCGAAAACGAAGGCGACCTGCTCATGGCCGCCCAATTCGTTACCCCCGAAGCCATCAACTTCATGATCAAACACGCCCGCGGCCTCGTGTGCCTACCCATGGCCGAAGAGCTGGTGGACAAACTCAAACTCCCCCTCATGACCCAACACAACGGCGCGCAATACGGCACCAACTTCACCGTATCCATCGAAGCCGCCCACGGCATTTCCACCGGAATTTCCGCCGCCGACCGCGCGCTGACCATCCAAACCGCCGTTTCCCCCGCCGCCCGGCCGGAAGACATCGTCCAGCCCGGCCACATCTTCCCCCTGCGCGCCCAAAAAGGCGGCGTATTGGTGCGCGCCGGCCACACCGAAGCCGGCGTCGATTTAGCCCAAATGTGCGGCCTCATCCCCGCCGCCGTTATCTGCGAAATCATCAATGACGACGGCACCATGGCGCGCATGCCCGAACTCACCGAATTCGCCCGGCAGCACGGCCTCAAAATCGGCACCATCACCGACCTCATCGAATACCGCAGCCGCACCGAAACCCTGCTTGAAGAAATGGGCAGCAGCCCCATCCATACACCCTGGGGCGACTTCCGCCAGCACGTTTATGTAGACAAACTCTCCGGCGAAACCCACCTCGCCTTAGTGAAAGGCAGCCCGCAGCCCGACACCGAAACCCTCGTGCGCGTACACGAGCCCTTCAGCGCCATGGATTTCCTGCAAACCAACCCCCGCCACTCCTGGCCGCTGCCGCGAGCCCTCGAGCGCATCCAAGCCGCCGAACACGGCGTAGCCATCCTGCTGCACCGCACCGAAGACGGCGCCGCCCTACTCGACCGCACCCTGCCCAAAGGCAAAAGCCAAACCCGCCAGTGGGACAGCAAAACCTACGGCATCGGCGCGCAAATCCTCGCCAACCTCCACGTGAAAAAAATGCGCGTACTCGGCCAGCCCTCCTCCCTCACCGGCCTCACCGGCTTCGGGCTGGAAGTAACAGGGTTTGAGAGCATGGAATAA
- a CDS encoding VOC family protein, protein MNNTLQNPVSWFALNAQDLARAARFYETVFGLPLQEVPGKDPQRQMYLFTPAWEQYGIGGMLWHDPAAQPSGHGGITVFFNCADCTETARAAEAAGGKLLTAKFPIANGFAAFIEDSEGNRIGLHSPA, encoded by the coding sequence ATGAACAATACCCTGCAAAATCCCGTAAGCTGGTTTGCCCTCAATGCGCAAGACTTAGCACGTGCCGCCCGCTTCTACGAAACCGTGTTCGGCCTGCCTCTGCAAGAAGTGCCCGGCAAAGATCCGCAACGCCAAATGTATCTGTTCACCCCCGCCTGGGAACAATATGGCATCGGCGGCATGCTCTGGCACGACCCCGCTGCACAACCCTCCGGCCACGGCGGCATCACCGTGTTTTTCAACTGCGCCGACTGCACCGAAACAGCCCGTGCCGCCGAAGCGGCCGGCGGCAAACTACTCACCGCCAAATTTCCCATTGCCAACGGTTTTGCCGCCTTTATCGAAGACAGCGAAGGCAACCGCATCGGCCTGCATTCGCCCGCTTAA
- a CDS encoding FAD-binding oxidoreductase, giving the protein MNPAHIPQALRALLSEREIIADPAPLLADRRGRYIGQAAAAVMPDSVENVQKLVRWCAEHRVPITPQGGNTGLCGAAVPNGGILLNLSRLNRIRSLSLADNAITVEAGAILQNVQEAAAQAGRLFPLSLASEGSCQIGGNIACNAGGLNVVRYGTTRDLVLGLEVVLPDGSLLSHLAPLHKNTTGYDIRQLFIGSEGTLGIITAATLKLFSPPQTTATAWVGLDSIEEAVRLLTHIQGRFAERLCSFELVSRPALALSAAYSHLSPPIDAEWHILLELNDSLPRPELADDLAGFLFEHGWENAVLAQSEGERAELWRLREDISAAQKALGASIKHDIAVPIARVAELVANASAALKQAYEGIEIIVFGHLGDGSLHFNTFLPHIRSNQAYEYEDGINRIVYQHTLACQGTIAAEHGIGQVKNHWLPSVRSPVEIELMRAIKKQLDPHNLFNPGKLFPPQAT; this is encoded by the coding sequence ATGAACCCCGCCCATATTCCGCAAGCCCTGCGCGCCTTGCTCAGCGAACGCGAAATCATTGCCGACCCCGCCCCGCTGCTCGCCGACCGGCGCGGCCGCTACATTGGCCAGGCGGCAGCCGCCGTGATGCCCGACAGCGTGGAAAACGTGCAGAAGTTGGTGCGCTGGTGTGCCGAACACCGCGTGCCGATTACCCCGCAGGGCGGCAACACCGGCCTGTGCGGCGCGGCCGTGCCAAACGGCGGCATTTTGCTCAATCTCTCGCGGCTCAACCGCATCCGCAGCCTCAGCCTGGCCGACAACGCCATCACCGTAGAAGCTGGCGCAATTCTGCAAAACGTGCAAGAAGCCGCGGCCCAAGCCGGGCGGTTGTTTCCGCTCAGCCTGGCCAGCGAAGGCTCCTGCCAAATCGGCGGCAACATCGCCTGCAACGCCGGCGGGCTGAACGTGGTGCGTTACGGCACCACGCGTGATTTGGTGCTCGGGCTGGAAGTGGTGCTGCCCGACGGCAGCCTGCTCTCCCATCTCGCCCCGCTGCACAAAAACACCACCGGCTACGACATCCGCCAGCTCTTTATCGGCAGCGAAGGCACGCTCGGCATCATCACCGCCGCCACGCTTAAGCTCTTCTCCCCGCCGCAAACCACCGCTACCGCCTGGGTTGGCTTAGACAGCATTGAAGAAGCCGTGCGCCTGCTTACCCACATCCAAGGCCGTTTTGCCGAGCGGCTGTGCAGCTTCGAGCTGGTGAGCCGCCCCGCGCTTGCCCTCTCCGCCGCCTACAGCCATCTCAGCCCGCCGATTGATGCCGAGTGGCACATCTTGCTCGAATTGAACGACAGCCTGCCACGCCCCGAATTGGCCGACGATTTGGCCGGATTCTTGTTTGAACACGGCTGGGAAAACGCCGTGCTGGCGCAGTCGGAGGGCGAACGCGCCGAATTGTGGCGGCTGCGCGAAGACATCTCCGCCGCGCAAAAAGCGCTCGGTGCCAGCATCAAACACGACATCGCCGTACCCATTGCCCGCGTGGCCGAATTGGTGGCCAACGCCTCCGCCGCGCTCAAGCAGGCCTATGAGGGCATCGAAATCATCGTATTCGGCCACCTTGGCGACGGCAGCCTGCATTTCAACACCTTCCTGCCGCATATCCGAAGTAACCAGGCCTACGAATACGAAGACGGCATCAACCGCATCGTCTACCAACACACCCTGGCCTGCCAGGGCACGATTGCCGCCGAACACGGCATCGGCCAAGTGAAAAACCACTGGCTGCCCAGTGTGCGCAGCCCCGTGGAAATCGAGCTGATGCGTGCCATTAAGAAACAGCTCGACCCGCATAACCTGTTTAATCCCGGCAAACTGTTCCCGCCGCAGGCTACCTGA
- a CDS encoding amino acid ABC transporter ATP-binding protein, with protein sequence MIKFKNVNKWFKELHVLSDINLEVKKGEVVVVCGPSGSGKSTLIRTVNQLEQIQSGEIWVDGVDVASPATDLNKIRAEVGFVFQHFNLYPHLSVLENIVLSPIKVKKQSRAQAEEKALQLLERVGLAHKKDAMPGELSGGQQQRVAIARGLAMEPQVMLFDEPTSALDPEMVGEVLKVMKDLAESGMTMMCVTHEMGFAREVADRIIFVDQGKIVEVDTPEVFFTNPSSERAKQFLKQVMKA encoded by the coding sequence ATGATTAAATTTAAAAACGTAAACAAATGGTTTAAAGAACTGCACGTTCTGAGCGACATCAACCTCGAAGTGAAAAAAGGCGAAGTAGTGGTGGTGTGCGGCCCCTCCGGCAGCGGCAAATCCACCCTCATCCGCACCGTAAACCAGCTCGAGCAAATCCAAAGCGGCGAAATTTGGGTGGACGGCGTAGACGTGGCCAGCCCCGCCACCGACCTGAACAAAATCCGTGCCGAAGTGGGCTTCGTGTTCCAGCATTTCAACCTTTATCCGCATTTGAGCGTGCTGGAAAACATCGTGCTCTCGCCGATAAAAGTGAAAAAACAAAGCCGTGCCCAGGCCGAAGAAAAAGCGCTGCAACTCTTGGAGCGCGTGGGCCTGGCGCACAAAAAAGACGCCATGCCCGGCGAGCTTTCCGGCGGCCAGCAGCAGCGCGTGGCCATCGCCCGCGGCCTGGCCATGGAGCCGCAAGTGATGCTGTTTGACGAGCCCACCTCCGCGCTCGATCCGGAAATGGTAGGCGAAGTGCTCAAAGTGATGAAAGACTTGGCCGAAAGCGGCATGACCATGATGTGCGTGACCCACGAAATGGGCTTCGCCCGCGAAGTGGCCGACCGGATTATCTTTGTGGATCAGGGCAAAATCGTGGAAGTGGACACGCCGGAAGTGTTCTTCACCAACCCGAGCAGCGAGCGGGCGAAGCAGTTTTTGAAACAGGTGATGAAGGCTTAA
- the rsmA gene encoding 16S rRNA (adenine(1518)-N(6)/adenine(1519)-N(6))-dimethyltransferase RsmA translates to MTQHTARKRFGQNFLQDSRIIADIVQAVRPQPADTVVEIGPGLGAITEPLAAKLDCLHVCEIDRDIIGYLKTRPYAGKLVIHEGDVLQFDFSSVPGRKKIVGNLPYNISTPLLFHLSRYADEVEDMHFMLQKEVVERMVAEPGSNDFGRLSVMLQYFFEMEKLLDVPPEAFSPAPKVDSAVVRLIPAKYRIGQAQDFEQFAALVKQAFHQRRKTIRNNLKGLADDNDLQAAGISPQERAEHIAPEKYVALANLLAQKAS, encoded by the coding sequence ATGACCCAACACACCGCCCGCAAACGCTTCGGGCAGAACTTTCTGCAAGATTCCCGCATCATTGCCGATATCGTCCAGGCCGTGCGGCCGCAGCCCGCCGATACCGTAGTGGAAATCGGCCCCGGCCTCGGCGCGATTACCGAGCCCCTGGCCGCCAAGCTCGATTGCCTGCATGTGTGCGAAATCGACCGCGACATCATAGGCTACCTGAAAACCCGGCCCTATGCCGGTAAACTCGTTATCCACGAAGGCGATGTATTGCAATTCGATTTCTCCAGCGTGCCCGGGCGCAAAAAAATCGTCGGCAACCTGCCCTACAACATCTCCACCCCGCTGCTGTTCCACCTCAGCCGCTATGCCGACGAAGTGGAAGACATGCACTTCATGCTGCAAAAAGAAGTGGTGGAACGCATGGTGGCCGAGCCCGGCAGCAACGATTTCGGCCGCTTGAGCGTGATGCTGCAATACTTCTTTGAAATGGAAAAACTGCTCGACGTACCGCCCGAGGCCTTTTCCCCCGCACCCAAAGTCGATTCCGCCGTGGTGCGGCTGATTCCGGCCAAATACCGCATCGGGCAGGCGCAGGATTTCGAGCAATTCGCCGCCCTGGTGAAACAAGCCTTCCACCAGCGCCGCAAAACCATCCGCAACAACCTCAAAGGTCTGGCCGACGACAATGATTTGCAGGCTGCCGGCATCAGCCCGCAAGAACGCGCCGAACATATCGCACCCGAAAAATATGTAGCCTTGGCCAACCTGTTAGCCCAAAAGGCCAGCTAA
- a CDS encoding bile acid:sodium symporter family protein — protein sequence MTALQRFSRFIGNTFALWAALFAMAGFLAPSLFTSFIAPYIPWLLGIIMFGMGLTLAPSDFKILGQHPKAVLIGVVAQFVIMPTTAYLLSLALNLPPEVAIGVVLVGACPGGTASNVMTFLARGNVALSVAVTSISTLLAPLLTPAVFFLFANQWIDVSATTMLVSILQMVLLPIVLGVVAHTLFRKQTAAAIDVLPLISVLAIVLIIGAVVAGSRAQIIETGLLIFGVVVLHNAIGYALGFLAAKLFGLPYDAQKTLAIEVGMQNSGLGAALAKAHFAMMPLVAVPSAIFSVWHNISGSLLASYWATKAEKQAQAAQKENTAAK from the coding sequence ATGACAGCTTTACAAAGATTCAGCCGCTTCATCGGCAACACTTTTGCCCTGTGGGCAGCACTATTTGCCATGGCCGGCTTCTTGGCGCCTTCCCTCTTCACCAGCTTTATCGCTCCCTACATCCCTTGGCTTTTGGGCATCATCATGTTCGGCATGGGGCTCACCCTTGCCCCCTCCGACTTCAAAATCCTCGGCCAACACCCCAAAGCCGTGCTCATCGGCGTGGTGGCGCAGTTTGTGATTATGCCTACCACTGCCTACCTGCTCTCGCTCGCCCTTAATCTGCCGCCCGAAGTGGCCATCGGCGTGGTGTTGGTGGGCGCCTGCCCCGGCGGCACCGCCTCCAACGTGATGACCTTTCTTGCACGCGGCAATGTGGCGCTCTCGGTGGCCGTTACCTCCATCAGCACCCTGCTCGCGCCCCTGCTCACCCCGGCGGTATTCTTCCTGTTTGCCAACCAATGGATCGACGTTTCCGCCACCACAATGCTGGTATCCATTTTGCAAATGGTGCTGCTGCCCATCGTGCTGGGCGTGGTGGCGCACACCCTGTTCCGTAAGCAAACCGCCGCCGCCATCGATGTGCTGCCGCTGATTTCCGTGCTTGCCATCGTGCTGATTATCGGCGCCGTGGTGGCCGGCAGCCGCGCGCAGATTATCGAAACCGGCCTATTGATTTTCGGCGTAGTGGTGCTGCACAACGCCATCGGCTATGCCTTAGGCTTCCTCGCCGCCAAACTCTTCGGCCTGCCCTACGACGCGCAAAAAACCCTCGCCATCGAAGTGGGCATGCAAAACTCCGGCCTCGGCGCGGCACTGGCCAAAGCCCACTTCGCCATGATGCCGCTAGTGGCCGTGCCCAGCGCCATCTTCAGCGTGTGGCACAACATTTCCGGCTCCCTCCTTGCCTCCTATTGGGCCACCAAGGCCGAAAAACAGGCACAGGCCGCGCAAAAAGAAAATACCGCTGCCAAGTAA